The following coding sequences lie in one Paracidovorax avenae genomic window:
- a CDS encoding DUF2061 domain-containing protein: protein MDRIRHATRQNLPTLMKTGSYYLIHICVAAMVAYAVTGNLIASLTLSLLEPTVQAVAFFFHEKAWERAGRRRAAAAASQPAAAGA from the coding sequence ATGGACCGCATCCGCCATGCCACCCGCCAGAACCTGCCCACGCTCATGAAGACGGGCAGCTACTACCTCATCCACATCTGCGTGGCGGCCATGGTGGCCTATGCGGTCACCGGCAACCTGATCGCCTCGCTCACGCTGAGCCTGCTGGAACCCACCGTGCAGGCCGTGGCATTCTTCTTCCATGAGAAGGCCTGGGAGCGCGCAGGCCGGCGCCGCGCCGCCGCAGCGGCATCGCAGCCCGCCGCTGCAGGCGCCTGA
- a CDS encoding SPFH domain-containing protein, whose product MALMDFIKKQFIDIIQWTEDDDGTLAWRFPMRDLEIQNGGTLVVRESQMAVFVNEGKVADVFGPGTYKLTTQTLPVLTYLKNWDKLFESPFKSDVYFFSTRQQVDQKWGTPQPITIRDKDFGAVRLRAFGNYAYRVADPKLFHTEISGTRAAYTVSELDGQLRGLVLQNISNAIASSGLPFLDLAANQIMFADALAKELQPAFAKIGLQLEAMTVQNLSLPEELQKILDQKIGMGMVGNDMGKFMQYQTAQSIPKFAEGAGNGGGVAGDAMGLGAGVALGQVLAQNLQQGLQGGAGVPAPAAAGAVPVAGVRPEDVMATLEKLGDLKAKGILTQEEFDAKKAELLKKLV is encoded by the coding sequence ATGGCCCTCATGGACTTCATCAAGAAGCAGTTCATCGACATCATCCAGTGGACGGAAGACGACGACGGAACGCTGGCGTGGCGCTTTCCGATGCGCGACCTGGAAATCCAGAACGGCGGCACGCTGGTGGTGCGCGAGTCGCAGATGGCGGTCTTCGTCAACGAGGGCAAGGTGGCCGACGTGTTCGGCCCCGGCACCTACAAGCTGACCACGCAGACCCTGCCGGTGCTGACCTACCTGAAGAACTGGGACAAGCTGTTCGAGTCCCCGTTCAAGAGCGACGTGTACTTCTTCAGCACGCGCCAGCAGGTGGACCAGAAGTGGGGCACGCCGCAGCCCATCACCATCCGCGACAAGGATTTCGGGGCGGTGCGCCTGCGCGCCTTCGGCAATTACGCGTACCGCGTGGCCGATCCCAAGCTGTTCCACACCGAGATCTCGGGCACGCGCGCGGCCTACACGGTAAGCGAGCTCGACGGCCAGCTGCGCGGGCTGGTGCTGCAGAACATCAGCAACGCGATCGCGTCGAGCGGCCTGCCGTTCCTCGACCTCGCGGCCAACCAGATCATGTTCGCCGATGCGCTCGCGAAGGAGCTGCAGCCGGCCTTCGCGAAGATCGGCCTGCAGCTGGAAGCGATGACGGTGCAGAACCTGTCGCTGCCCGAGGAGCTGCAGAAGATCCTCGACCAGAAGATCGGCATGGGCATGGTCGGCAACGACATGGGCAAGTTCATGCAGTACCAGACGGCGCAGTCGATCCCGAAGTTCGCGGAAGGCGCGGGCAACGGGGGCGGCGTCGCGGGCGACGCGATGGGCCTGGGTGCGGGCGTGGCGCTCGGCCAGGTGCTGGCGCAGAACCTGCAGCAGGGTCTGCAGGGCGGCGCCGGTGTGCCCGCTCCGGCCGCTGCCGGCGCCGTGCCCGTGGCGGGCGTGCGGCCCGAGGACGTGATGGCCACGCTGGAAAAGCTGGGCGACCTCAAGGCCAAGGGCATCCTCACGCAGGAAGAGTTCGACGCCAAGAAGGCGGAGCTGCTCAAGAAGCTGGTCTGA
- the cas3f gene encoding type I-F CRISPR-associated helicase Cas3f, translating into MNVLFVAQCTKRALTETRRILDQFAERRGERTWQTPMTQEGLATVRRLLRQTARKNTAVACHWIHGRDHSELLWVVGDTNQFNDDGAVPTNTTTSNVLRKGDENAWHQLPLMAALAALAALMHDLGKATKAFQDRLRNFSPRERNHYRHEWVSVRLFQAFVGQDDDAGWLQRLATCADADMDSLAFEALWLDHAGRRLLRDGLDEPKASEHLPFACLPPLAQAVAWLVFTHHRLPCLPVKQTQDGNTEDMEDGRRTYRRFGARPSFLNASDLEDVFRRVSADWNEPRERSEPSTVQAHWSFPHGLPVSTAAWRKQAARYARKLLELPPTAMHTCVLHDPFAMHVARLCLMLADHHYSSITDKTARAAYLNEGYPLYANTRSTHTQNNSYQPPKEKHQSPLFNQTLDEHLLGVQAHATLVARSLPSLARSLPALRNHKLLRKRSANPRFAWQDKAADLAASVRARVAQQGAFIVNMASTGCGKTLGNARVMNALADPATGMRCAFAIGLRTLTLQTGRSFQNDLALGEDQLAIQVGGAGSRTLFDYWEQQAEATGSASSQALLDEAGTVLYEGNDQHPLLQRLTNDAKARALIAAPLLVCTVDHLTPATESLRGGRQIAPMLRLMTSDLVLDEPDDFDMADLPALTRLVHWAGLLGSRVLLSSATMPPALVEGLFLAYRAGRAVHQQHRSERPGEPVNACCLWIDEFHQTTQDCADGPAFREAHSQYVRKRVGKLRQAEVRRLAHIASLPESWHSLNEAERRKDFTRLVLEQAWQLHQRPHNHTQDAVSGKRVSMGLIRMANIAPLYDVALAMYAPDALPSTLQGTVRIHLCVYHSQFPLLLRSAIEQQLDTLLNRRGARDSVNPALQRPAMRALIGAHPEPHHLFIVLGSPVTEVGRDHDYDWAVVEPSSMRSLIQLAGRVRRHRPGDVAGVNMAVLDSNLRHYEHPGQAAFCKPGFEMAHPPFQLKSHGLHDLLPQAMRGHAPWAVDARPRIAVESAKLFPRGQLVDLEHARMHASMLPRSSDAPLFIQSAHLHWHHPGHLWLTGLLPQFQRFRHDPLSRDDVVLLPDEEKETLQLHRVQDEGRRGEKVYVPVHESLCLPVPDAYVASPSVSPWLQIDLMSELWALAKAQGRPLQECAERYTTASLPRTDNGWLFHPALGFTVWRQ; encoded by the coding sequence ATGAACGTGCTGTTCGTCGCGCAATGCACCAAACGTGCGCTGACCGAAACGCGCCGCATTCTGGATCAGTTCGCCGAGCGGCGCGGTGAGCGCACTTGGCAGACGCCCATGACGCAGGAAGGCTTGGCAACCGTTCGCCGTCTGCTGCGCCAGACGGCACGCAAGAACACTGCCGTGGCCTGCCACTGGATACACGGCCGCGATCACAGTGAACTGCTCTGGGTGGTGGGTGACACCAACCAGTTCAACGACGACGGCGCCGTGCCCACCAACACCACGACCAGCAACGTGCTGCGCAAGGGCGATGAAAACGCTTGGCACCAACTGCCACTGATGGCCGCACTCGCCGCGCTGGCAGCCCTAATGCATGACTTGGGAAAAGCCACAAAGGCGTTTCAGGACAGGCTGAGGAATTTCAGCCCGCGCGAGCGGAACCACTACCGACACGAGTGGGTATCAGTGCGGCTGTTCCAAGCCTTCGTAGGGCAGGACGATGATGCCGGCTGGCTGCAACGGCTCGCGACGTGTGCCGACGCGGATATGGATAGCTTGGCGTTTGAGGCGTTGTGGCTTGATCATGCGGGCCGGCGGCTTCTGCGCGATGGGCTGGACGAGCCCAAGGCATCTGAACATCTGCCATTCGCGTGCCTGCCACCACTGGCTCAGGCGGTCGCGTGGCTGGTGTTCACCCATCATCGCCTGCCCTGCCTGCCGGTGAAACAGACGCAAGACGGGAATACAGAGGACATGGAAGACGGCAGGCGGACTTACCGCCGCTTCGGTGCGCGGCCCAGCTTTTTGAATGCCAGCGATCTGGAGGACGTGTTCCGGAGAGTCAGCGCCGACTGGAACGAGCCGCGCGAACGTTCGGAGCCATCCACGGTGCAAGCGCATTGGTCGTTCCCGCACGGGCTGCCCGTCAGCACAGCGGCCTGGCGCAAACAGGCCGCACGCTATGCGCGCAAGTTACTGGAACTGCCGCCCACCGCCATGCACACATGCGTTCTGCATGACCCGTTCGCCATGCATGTGGCGCGACTTTGCCTCATGCTGGCCGACCACCACTACTCCAGCATCACAGACAAGACCGCACGGGCCGCGTACCTCAACGAGGGGTATCCGCTCTATGCCAACACGCGCAGCACTCACACTCAAAACAACAGCTACCAGCCGCCAAAGGAAAAGCACCAGAGTCCACTTTTCAACCAGACCCTGGACGAGCATCTGCTGGGCGTACAAGCCCACGCCACGCTGGTAGCACGCTCCCTGCCCAGCCTGGCGCGCAGCCTGCCCGCGCTCAGGAACCACAAGCTTCTCAGAAAACGCAGCGCCAACCCGCGCTTCGCCTGGCAGGACAAGGCGGCCGACCTCGCCGCCAGTGTGCGCGCCCGCGTAGCGCAGCAAGGTGCGTTCATCGTCAACATGGCCTCTACAGGCTGCGGCAAGACGCTGGGTAATGCCCGCGTCATGAATGCGCTGGCCGACCCGGCCACCGGCATGCGCTGTGCCTTCGCCATCGGGCTGCGTACGCTCACGCTGCAGACCGGGCGGAGCTTTCAAAACGATCTGGCACTGGGTGAGGATCAACTCGCCATCCAGGTGGGGGGTGCCGGTAGCCGCACGTTGTTCGACTATTGGGAACAACAGGCAGAAGCCACCGGCTCTGCCTCCAGTCAGGCGCTGCTGGACGAAGCGGGCACCGTGCTCTACGAAGGCAACGACCAGCATCCGCTACTGCAGCGCCTGACCAACGACGCCAAAGCCCGCGCGCTGATCGCCGCGCCGCTGCTGGTCTGCACCGTGGACCACCTCACCCCCGCGACCGAAAGCCTGCGCGGCGGCCGACAGATCGCCCCCATGCTGCGCCTGATGACGAGCGATCTGGTGCTGGACGAGCCCGACGACTTCGATATGGCCGATCTGCCCGCGCTCACCCGGCTGGTGCATTGGGCGGGCCTGTTGGGTAGCCGCGTGCTGCTGTCATCGGCCACGATGCCGCCGGCGCTGGTGGAAGGGCTGTTCCTGGCCTACCGAGCTGGGCGCGCCGTGCACCAGCAGCACCGTAGCGAACGGCCCGGCGAGCCCGTGAACGCCTGCTGCCTCTGGATCGATGAGTTCCATCAGACCACGCAGGACTGCGCGGACGGCCCGGCCTTCCGCGAAGCGCACTCACAGTACGTGCGCAAACGTGTCGGCAAACTCCGGCAGGCCGAGGTGAGGCGGCTGGCCCACATCGCTTCTTTGCCTGAGAGCTGGCATAGCCTGAATGAAGCCGAACGCCGAAAAGACTTTACCCGTCTGGTGCTGGAGCAAGCCTGGCAGTTGCATCAGCGACCTCACAACCACACCCAAGATGCTGTCAGCGGCAAGCGCGTGAGCATGGGCCTGATCCGCATGGCCAACATCGCGCCGCTCTACGACGTGGCGCTGGCGATGTATGCACCAGATGCCCTGCCATCGACGCTGCAGGGCACCGTGCGCATCCACCTATGCGTGTACCACTCGCAATTCCCTCTGCTGTTGCGCTCGGCCATCGAACAGCAGCTCGATACCCTGCTCAACCGCCGTGGCGCGAGAGACAGCGTTAACCCCGCCCTGCAGCGCCCGGCCATGCGCGCACTGATCGGCGCGCACCCGGAGCCCCACCATCTGTTCATCGTGTTGGGCTCGCCGGTGACGGAAGTGGGCCGGGACCACGACTACGACTGGGCCGTGGTCGAGCCATCTTCCATGCGTTCACTCATCCAACTCGCCGGGCGGGTGCGCCGGCACCGTCCGGGAGACGTGGCCGGGGTCAACATGGCAGTGCTGGACAGCAACCTGCGGCATTACGAGCATCCCGGCCAGGCGGCATTCTGTAAACCAGGCTTCGAGATGGCACATCCGCCTTTCCAATTGAAATCGCACGGGCTGCATGACCTGTTGCCGCAAGCGATGCGTGGCCATGCGCCATGGGCCGTGGATGCACGCCCACGCATTGCCGTGGAGTCCGCAAAACTGTTTCCCCGCGGCCAGCTCGTGGATCTGGAACATGCCCGCATGCACGCCAGCATGCTGCCACGGTCCTCGGATGCGCCGCTTTTCATCCAGTCGGCCCATCTGCACTGGCATCACCCCGGCCATCTCTGGCTCACCGGCCTGCTGCCCCAGTTCCAGCGCTTTCGCCATGACCCACTGAGCCGCGACGATGTGGTCCTGTTGCCCGACGAGGAGAAGGAAACGCTGCAACTGCACCGTGTGCAGGACGAAGGCCGGCGTGGAGAAAAGGTCTATGTACCTGTGCACGAAAGCCTCTGCCTTCCGGTTCCAGATGCGTACGTGGCATCTCCCAGCGTGTCTCCGTGGCTGCAGATCGATCTGATGAGCGAGCTGTGGGCTCTGGCGAAAGCACAAGGCCGGCCACTGCAGGAATGTGCTGAACGCTACACCACCGCCAGCCTGCCCCGCACCGACAACGGCTGGCTGTTTCATCCCGCGCTGGGCTTCACGGTCTGGCGACAGTGA
- a CDS encoding HigA family addiction module antitoxin, which translates to MFKNGMRPVHPGEVLREDYLKPMEMSANALARQLHVPASRINDIVLERRGITADTALRLSRFFGGDAQSWLNLQTVYDLRRAELDESLQTAVKAVHPLQWHAA; encoded by the coding sequence ATGTTCAAGAACGGCATGCGTCCCGTGCACCCTGGCGAGGTCTTGCGCGAGGACTATCTCAAGCCCATGGAGATGAGCGCCAATGCCCTGGCTCGCCAACTGCATGTGCCGGCCTCGCGCATCAACGACATCGTGCTGGAGCGCCGGGGCATCACGGCCGATACCGCGTTGCGCCTGAGCCGTTTTTTCGGGGGCGATGCGCAATCGTGGCTGAACCTGCAGACCGTCTATGACCTGCGCAGGGCCGAACTGGATGAATCGCTGCAAACCGCTGTGAAGGCCGTGCATCCTTTGCAGTGGCATGCGGCCTGA
- a CDS encoding type II toxin-antitoxin system RelE/ParE family toxin, which produces MAITSFKCQETQRLFTSGKTRRFANIQSVAERKLAQLDAAQTLDFLRSPPGNRLELLRGDREGQHSIRINDQWRVCFVWTEKGVADVEIVDYH; this is translated from the coding sequence ATGGCTATCACCTCATTCAAGTGCCAGGAAACCCAGCGGCTGTTCACCAGTGGCAAGACCCGGCGCTTTGCGAATATCCAGAGCGTGGCAGAGCGCAAACTGGCACAGCTGGATGCAGCGCAGACCCTAGACTTCCTCCGCAGTCCTCCCGGCAATCGGCTGGAACTGCTGAGGGGGGATCGCGAAGGTCAGCACAGCATCCGCATCAATGACCAGTGGCGCGTGTGTTTCGTCTGGACCGAAAAAGGGGTGGCGGACGTGGAGATCGTGGACTACCACTGA
- the csy1 gene encoding type I-F CRISPR-associated protein Csy1 — MTSTDPSKALWPSVISSFIHERLRARLEKLADDDPRRPEVLAQHVPRAWLTDAARRVAQIQAVTHSLKPIHPDARGTNLYVEPSTLPVLAELGSHALADHFAIDVVGNAAALDVYKLLKLEVNGRSLLTALLAQDADALAALHPDAAQAQALRDAFVSLTQPRSEVPSSHTLAKQVYWLTGDDACDDAGYKLLAPLYATSLAHAVHAQVQEARFGEANKAARQARRDRKAHDGVFHDYPGLAVQNLGGTKPQNISQLNSERRGMNYLLSSLPPQWQASTAQLPVHATSVFDRLFMSRPEVRRTVRALRAFLETGPDAKRATRERRESMVDMLLGELVALAAELQQLLPPGWTCDDTRFQDLHRSEQLWLDPLRAERSDEADFAHEWLRMDWPAAIGLRFANWLNAQLRDKLPVGDTEARAWQKELLTDEDGFLEQLRALRQRIDRSVAEVSP, encoded by the coding sequence ATGACATCGACAGACCCCAGCAAGGCTTTATGGCCTTCAGTAATTTCGTCATTTATTCACGAACGCCTGCGAGCCCGGCTCGAGAAATTGGCGGACGACGATCCCCGCAGGCCGGAGGTGCTGGCGCAGCACGTCCCTCGTGCATGGCTGACTGATGCGGCTCGGCGTGTGGCCCAAATCCAGGCCGTCACCCACTCCCTCAAACCCATCCACCCGGACGCGCGGGGCACCAACCTCTATGTGGAGCCCTCCACCCTGCCTGTGCTGGCTGAACTCGGCAGCCACGCCCTGGCCGATCACTTTGCTATTGACGTGGTGGGCAATGCCGCCGCCCTGGATGTTTACAAGCTGCTCAAGTTGGAAGTAAACGGACGCAGCCTGCTCACCGCCCTGCTGGCGCAGGATGCCGATGCCCTCGCTGCGCTGCATCCGGACGCAGCTCAGGCACAAGCACTGCGTGATGCGTTCGTTTCACTGACGCAACCACGTTCCGAAGTGCCCAGCAGCCATACGCTGGCCAAGCAGGTGTACTGGCTGACGGGCGACGATGCCTGCGACGATGCCGGCTACAAACTGCTGGCCCCGCTATATGCCACATCGCTGGCCCATGCGGTGCATGCCCAGGTGCAGGAGGCTCGCTTCGGCGAAGCGAACAAGGCCGCACGCCAAGCCCGACGCGATCGCAAGGCACACGACGGCGTATTCCACGACTATCCCGGGCTGGCTGTGCAGAACTTGGGGGGGACCAAGCCCCAGAACATCAGCCAATTGAACAGCGAGCGCCGGGGTATGAATTACCTGCTCTCGTCTCTGCCGCCGCAGTGGCAGGCCAGCACAGCGCAACTGCCGGTGCATGCCACGTCGGTGTTCGACCGGCTGTTCATGTCGCGCCCCGAGGTACGCCGTACGGTGCGCGCGCTGCGGGCGTTCCTGGAGACAGGCCCGGACGCCAAACGGGCCACACGCGAGCGGCGCGAGTCCATGGTGGACATGCTGTTGGGCGAACTGGTCGCGTTGGCAGCCGAGTTGCAGCAGTTGCTGCCGCCGGGTTGGACCTGCGATGACACGCGTTTTCAGGATCTGCACCGCAGCGAGCAGCTGTGGCTGGACCCGCTGCGCGCCGAGCGTTCCGATGAAGCCGACTTCGCGCACGAATGGCTGCGAATGGACTGGCCCGCCGCCATCGGTCTCCGCTTCGCCAACTGGCTGAACGCCCAACTGCGCGACAAGCTGCCGGTGGGCGACACGGAAGCCCGCGCATGGCAAAAGGAACTGCTCACCGATGAGGATGGCTTCCTGGAGCAATTGCGCGCGCTGCGGCAGCGGATAGATCGCTCAGTTGCGGAGGTCTCGCCATGA
- the cas1f gene encoding type I-F CRISPR-associated endonuclease Cas1f, with amino-acid sequence MNDIAASDLKSILHSKRANVYYLEHCRVLVNGGRVEYLTDTGKKSLYWNIPIANTTSILLGTGTSITQAAMRELAKAGVLVGFCGGGGTPLFSANEVDVEVAWFTPQSEYRPTDYLQAWVRFWFDDELRLRAAKHLQTLRLERLKAEWSTRALREAGFDADTARLQTLVQQSNARIAQAPDVTALLTNEAQLTKALFRLAVEAVGYGEFTRAKRGTGTDAANRFLDHGNYLAYGLGATATWVLGLPHGLAVLHGKTRRGGLVFDAADLVKDSAILPQAFLSAMRGDDEQQFRRQCIENLTRSASLDFIIDALKHIAVTTAQFAEKRAPLQESGA; translated from the coding sequence ATGAACGATATCGCCGCATCTGATCTCAAGTCCATACTGCACTCAAAGCGAGCGAATGTTTATTACCTCGAACACTGCCGTGTGCTGGTCAATGGAGGCCGGGTCGAATATCTAACGGACACAGGCAAGAAAAGCCTGTATTGGAACATTCCCATCGCCAACACGACCAGCATCTTGCTGGGCACGGGTACATCGATCACGCAGGCTGCCATGCGCGAACTGGCCAAGGCAGGGGTGCTGGTGGGCTTTTGCGGCGGCGGTGGCACCCCCCTGTTCTCCGCCAATGAAGTGGACGTAGAGGTTGCCTGGTTCACCCCTCAAAGCGAGTACCGTCCCACCGACTATCTGCAGGCCTGGGTGCGGTTCTGGTTCGACGACGAACTTCGCCTGCGAGCCGCAAAACATTTGCAGACCCTGCGGCTGGAGCGGCTGAAGGCCGAATGGAGCACCCGGGCGCTGCGCGAAGCGGGTTTTGACGCAGACACCGCACGGCTCCAGACCTTGGTGCAGCAATCCAACGCACGAATTGCACAAGCCCCTGATGTTACCGCCCTGCTCACCAACGAAGCCCAGTTGACCAAGGCGCTGTTCAGGCTCGCCGTGGAGGCCGTTGGCTATGGCGAATTCACCCGCGCCAAGCGCGGGACGGGCACCGATGCGGCCAACCGTTTCCTGGACCATGGCAATTACCTGGCTTACGGGTTGGGCGCTACGGCCACGTGGGTGCTGGGTTTGCCGCACGGCTTGGCTGTGCTGCACGGCAAGACACGCCGCGGTGGTCTGGTGTTCGACGCTGCAGATCTTGTCAAGGACTCAGCCATATTGCCCCAGGCGTTCCTGTCGGCCATGCGCGGCGATGACGAGCAGCAGTTCCGACGCCAGTGCATCGAAAACCTGACGCGGAGTGCATCGTTGGACTTCATCATCGATGCGCTCAAGCACATCGCTGTCACTACCGCACAGTTTGCGGAAAAACGGGCGCCGTTGCAGGAGTCCGGAGCATGA
- a CDS encoding flagellar basal body protein, with the protein MSSISSIASSGLRAAQLQLDTSAHNVANMNTEGFRRQTVEQSAVPDQGGVEARVGRAAEEGASPEADAVDQMSATYAFSANLQMVKTEDRMLGSLLDTRA; encoded by the coding sequence ATGTCCTCCATTTCCTCCATCGCCTCCTCCGGCCTGCGCGCCGCGCAGCTGCAGCTGGACACTTCGGCCCACAACGTGGCCAACATGAACACGGAGGGCTTCCGCCGCCAGACGGTGGAGCAGTCTGCGGTGCCGGACCAGGGCGGGGTGGAGGCGCGCGTCGGCCGGGCCGCGGAGGAAGGGGCCTCGCCGGAGGCGGACGCGGTGGACCAGATGTCCGCGACCTATGCCTTCTCGGCCAACCTGCAAATGGTCAAGACCGAGGACCGCATGCTCGGTTCGCTGCTGGATACCCGGGCCTGA
- a CDS encoding DUF4178 domain-containing protein: protein MADPQLQRHYRAPCPGCGAPVEFRSAQSTHAVCPYCQSTVVRSGEVLSRVGKMAEVFDDHSPLQLMASGRAVLDGREQPFTLIGRLQYKADTGTWTEWNAILEDGTTATLGEDNGGYVFTRPIEPGRELPAPERFRVGATTAINGVPYSVAANVQAHLVSAQGELPKLPPLGQPFSVVELRSEQGEVLSIDYSQAPPRVERGRAVRLEDLRMQGLREESAKDEKARQFSCPHCGAPVQVAFDTTKSLTCPSCASLIDISGGIGGELRHAVQDEPVRPLIPLGTTGLLEGVVWQVVGFQHRMGREPDDDESFGWDEYLLYNRQRGFAFLVDASDGWSLVRPATGAPKLSADGQTATYLQNPYRLDYQYRAETTYVLGEFYWPVERGQATQNRDYSSKGGRGRLSMEQTPREITWSVGSLVDSALVAQAFKLEGQKDLFKRDDAAPLASAGSLGSVGCGTVIIVAVVLILLLLLFSRGCSSSCDPARENCTSSSYRSSGGSFGGWSSGGGHK, encoded by the coding sequence ATGGCCGACCCCCAACTTCAGCGCCACTACCGCGCACCCTGCCCGGGCTGTGGCGCGCCGGTCGAATTCCGCAGCGCGCAGTCCACGCACGCCGTCTGTCCCTACTGCCAGAGCACCGTGGTGCGCAGCGGGGAGGTGCTGTCGCGCGTGGGCAAGATGGCGGAGGTGTTCGACGACCACAGCCCGCTGCAGCTCATGGCGAGCGGCCGTGCTGTACTGGACGGGCGGGAGCAGCCGTTCACGCTGATCGGACGGCTGCAGTACAAGGCCGACACGGGCACGTGGACCGAGTGGAATGCGATCCTGGAGGATGGCACCACGGCCACGCTGGGCGAGGACAACGGGGGCTACGTGTTCACGCGGCCCATCGAGCCGGGGCGGGAGTTGCCCGCACCGGAGCGCTTCCGCGTGGGCGCCACCACGGCGATCAACGGCGTGCCCTACAGCGTGGCGGCGAACGTGCAGGCGCATCTCGTGTCCGCGCAGGGCGAGTTGCCCAAGCTGCCGCCGCTGGGCCAGCCTTTCTCGGTGGTGGAACTGCGCAGCGAGCAGGGCGAGGTGCTGTCCATCGACTATTCGCAGGCGCCCCCGCGGGTGGAGCGCGGTCGCGCCGTGCGGCTGGAAGACCTGCGCATGCAGGGCCTGCGGGAGGAGTCGGCGAAAGACGAGAAGGCGCGCCAGTTCAGCTGCCCGCATTGCGGTGCACCGGTGCAGGTGGCGTTCGACACCACCAAGAGCCTGACCTGCCCGTCGTGCGCGAGCCTCATCGACATCTCGGGCGGCATCGGGGGCGAGCTGCGGCACGCGGTGCAGGACGAGCCGGTGCGGCCATTGATTCCGCTGGGCACGACCGGCCTGCTCGAAGGCGTGGTCTGGCAGGTGGTGGGCTTCCAGCACCGCATGGGCCGCGAGCCGGACGACGACGAAAGCTTCGGCTGGGACGAGTACCTGCTCTACAACCGCCAGCGCGGGTTCGCCTTCCTCGTGGATGCCTCGGACGGCTGGAGCCTGGTGCGGCCCGCGACGGGCGCGCCCAAGCTGTCCGCCGACGGGCAGACCGCCACCTACCTGCAGAATCCCTACCGGCTGGATTACCAGTACCGCGCCGAGACCACCTATGTGCTGGGCGAGTTCTACTGGCCCGTGGAGCGGGGGCAGGCCACCCAGAACCGCGACTACAGCAGCAAGGGCGGCCGGGGCCGGCTGTCGATGGAGCAGACCCCGCGCGAGATCACATGGTCGGTGGGCAGCCTGGTGGACAGCGCCCTGGTGGCCCAGGCGTTCAAGCTCGAAGGGCAGAAGGACCTGTTCAAGCGCGACGACGCCGCCCCGCTCGCGAGCGCGGGCAGCCTCGGCAGCGTGGGCTGCGGCACGGTGATCATCGTGGCGGTCGTGCTCATCCTTCTGCTGCTGTTGTTCTCGCGGGGCTGCAGTTCCTCCTGCGATCCCGCGCGGGAGAACTGCACCTCGTCGAGCTACCGCTCCTCGGGCGGCTCTTTCGGGGGCTGGTCCAGCGGCGGCGGGCACAAGTAG